Sequence from the Ostrinia nubilalis chromosome 26, ilOstNubi1.1, whole genome shotgun sequence genome:
AATTCATGAAGGATCATATGATgaccaccctgtatttttacaaGGAAATGAAGAGGATTAAGGAGCAGCGCAGCGTGAAAGGACCCTTAAGGAATATGATAGAGTGGCTAGAATTGCCTGGACGTGAGAAGGAGAAGAAAGAAGTTCTCGATTGCTATATAGAGATGAGGAAGAGGAAGGCTAAGGAGCCTGGAGATATTTGGAAACAATATGACACGAATAATCTTGTGATAAACACTATCAGGGACCCCTTTAATGAAGGACACAAAAATTAGACCCGTTTCAAGGACGTACAAATGAAAATTCATAGAGAATAATAGTTAAAAGTTTTTGGAAGATTCATCAGTTGATTTTAAACCTTGTGCAACAGACATACACATTCAGTTATTGTTAAATGTAACTAAATGTTTTTCTagcaattaatttttatttttccatcCATCATCATCGTTACCGTCAGATTATTTGCCATTTGATCatgtgcccaaacaactgcacgcaggaagatttaatgaaagCTACTGACGCcatttaggccagtagaattaaacacaaaaattgattaaatcggaaataattcctacaaaagatttttttgctttaatgacttcattggttgcccattaagactctcctaagttttcgacttcgacggagttgtgcttaagtggtgggggcccccgaaaggggcgttttttcggttttccggttataccgcgtaaaggacttaccctatcgaaaagtggtcttcatgacggttaaagggcacttaatcctgcattgaataagaccaaattcatatgttttggacaaaccgttctcgcgctaaagttcggcaaagtagaaaatatacgtataattaatgaccctctccacgtccaatggcttgttacccacatgcttccaagccttgtaaagggtcgccttaaaaagtgtaaccctaacaaggctcacgagtttgattcgcttatccttgttcgtcccagccgttccttaactgcggttgctgcacctcttcctggcactctcctgaacgactctgtgttacctaatgtggccgcccctcttccttgtaccctcctgtacgatttcattgcttagccatatgcctggtccaaggttcgacaccacaaaatcaacttcgtacgagtgaaaaaagtttaaatactatttcccgtgcttgcaacatttttctttactgcttcgcctctattagtcgtagagtgattgtataattatatcctatagccttccccaatgtatgagctattcaacacaaaaataatgatttcaatcaaactagtaattcttaagattagcgcgttcaaacaaacaaacaaaaatctcttcagcgttttaatatgaacttgttgttgttgatttttggcgtcgaaccttagaccaggcatacggctaggcaacgtagtcatgcaggaggatacaaggaagaggggcagccacagtaggtaacacagagtcgttcaggtgagtgccaggaagaggtgcagcaaccgcagttaaggaacggcagggacgaacaaggataggcgcatcaagctcgtaagccttgatagggttacactggttgaggtggcccttttcaagacttggaagcctgtgggtaacaagccattggacatggagagggtcattaattatacgtatattttctactttgccgaactttagcgcgagaacggtttgtccaaaacatatgaatttggtcttattcaatgcaggattaagtgcccttcaaccgtcatgaagaccactttttgatagggtaagtcttttacgcggtataaccggaaaaccgaaaaaatgcccctttcgggggcccccaccacttaagcacaactccgtcgaagtcgaaaacttaggagagtcttaatgggcaaccaatgaagccattaaatcaataaaatcttttgtaggaattatttccgatttaaaagctaattctactggactaattcTTGTggtggagttttgggctgacgctgtcaAAAAAACACCTTAAGCCCTAGACCTCTAGTAGACACTATCTAATCCTTATTTGCCTATGGTAAATTAGAGATCATGCCCCTGTAGCGGAGATTCAAATgatcttcttgtcgtgtcgacaacaaacctacacagcgtcagcccaaaactccgccacaagaatggccTTGTCAGTAGCCTTTATCAAATCTTTCTGCGTGCatttgtttgggcacgcagggcaggAAACCCATGTCGAGGTGATTGTTGAAAACCTAAATAGGTTATAGAATAAAAGAACGAAATATTTATTCAACTTCATTTATTAGTATTGATCACGTAGAGTAACCGCGGCGAGAATTGTCGTAGAACTGACACTAGCTGGTAGAGCTTGGAACCCGGCATTATTTTCGCTCGTACGGATccctaaaaatattaattcataataatatttgaaacttCTATTACTTGGAACAAATTAGGAAAACATCAAATCTGATCTCTAGTATCTCACCAGCTTCGGAACAGAAGATCTGTATTTCTTATCCTGGTTCTGTaacatagaaataataattatgtattcgaAGCAAGTAGGTACAATTACATCCTTTGATGATGACTTGATAGAagcatttaataaaattacataccGAATGCTTATTTTGGTATGTTCTCAACACATTTTTGGGATCAACTTCTTCAACCCACACTGAATTCCAATAATCCTGAAAAAATTAGGTAGATCAATAAACATCTATTAAacgcgtccacgcgcactgtgagacttcaaagtaatgtttgtttatgaatacgggcgtaagttctGCTGCTGCCGCGTAAGTAATAGGCATTTCTTCCATAATTATGACCCCCTACTGCTACTTTTAAGTTTCATTTCTTTTTATAGTAGCTTAATAAGCTTTGGCCCGCGAGAAGCACGCTTGcacgtttcaaaaaccgggattaagactatcataataatatgtcctttcccgggacacTAACACCTCtaataccaaatttcatcaaaatcagttcagcggtttaggcgtgaaagtgtaacagacagatagagttactttagtatttataatattagtaagtg
This genomic interval carries:
- the LOC135084652 gene encoding uncharacterized protein LOC135084652; the encoded protein is MGIILMTTILLSSVTGKSREPSYGLSMRRDRNPKIIIIVDSSNYRKYDYKMRNIARTLNAIEEDKKERKKAALVRKQHKQRMKEINEFMKDHMMTTLYFYKEMKRIKEQRSVKGPLRNMIEWLELPGREKEKKEVLDCYIEMRKRKAKEPGDIWKQYDTNNLVINTIRDPFNEGHKN